In candidate division KSB1 bacterium, one genomic interval encodes:
- a CDS encoding MmgE/PrpD family protein codes for MDTISRKWAQFTTKLQYEDLPKNVVDEVKRFLFDTIGCALGGYKVEDAEIFIEVLKESGGTPEATVIGSGDKTSAFNATLANSLMVRAMDYNDIYWKEDPSHPSDIIPAALSPGEVQKSTGKEIITAIVLAYEFEQRLCEFAKPGIRERKWHHATLTQFVSPLVAGRIYGLSENQIVNAIGISACHNFTPGVVAAGHLTMMKNTVDPLAVQSGVLAAQLAAKGYVGPEAIFEGKEGFVDTFGGEFDLDILVDGLGNSYRILECSMKAFPVEALSHAPISATLSLMRDNQLQHSDVEKVIVKVTHRAKDILADPTKYNPTSKETADHSLPYVISAAVVSGKITPEEFSKAKIMDPDIRAMLPKIEVVADEKIESVFPRLKAADVEIQLKNGKSFTKWIDYPKGDYRAPMSEEELLTKFHSLADPVMTRNCQEKIGEMIWNLETVPDIGQLMTNLKSDVAE; via the coding sequence ATGGACACAATTTCAAGAAAATGGGCTCAATTCACAACGAAATTACAATATGAAGATTTGCCGAAAAATGTAGTCGATGAAGTAAAGCGATTCTTATTTGATACCATTGGTTGTGCTTTGGGCGGTTACAAAGTTGAAGATGCTGAAATATTTATCGAAGTGCTAAAAGAATCAGGGGGAACGCCGGAAGCCACTGTCATTGGTTCCGGAGATAAGACTTCGGCGTTCAATGCCACCTTAGCCAATAGCTTAATGGTTCGGGCAATGGATTATAACGATATTTACTGGAAAGAAGACCCGAGCCATCCGAGTGATATTATTCCGGCGGCCTTGTCTCCCGGTGAAGTTCAAAAATCTACCGGCAAAGAAATCATAACAGCCATCGTCCTGGCTTATGAATTTGAGCAGCGATTATGCGAATTTGCAAAACCGGGCATTCGGGAAAGAAAATGGCACCATGCAACCCTTACGCAATTTGTTTCACCGCTGGTTGCCGGTCGAATTTATGGACTTTCTGAAAATCAAATTGTCAATGCGATTGGCATTTCGGCGTGTCACAATTTTACTCCGGGCGTCGTTGCTGCCGGCCATCTCACAATGATGAAAAATACGGTGGATCCCCTGGCGGTACAATCCGGTGTTTTGGCTGCCCAATTAGCAGCAAAAGGCTACGTTGGTCCGGAAGCGATCTTTGAAGGCAAGGAAGGTTTTGTCGATACTTTCGGCGGTGAATTCGATCTGGATATTTTGGTCGATGGCCTGGGTAACAGCTATCGAATTCTTGAATGTTCCATGAAAGCCTTTCCTGTCGAAGCATTGTCACATGCCCCGATTTCCGCAACTTTATCCTTGATGCGGGATAATCAATTGCAGCATTCGGACGTCGAAAAAGTAATTGTCAAAGTAACCCATCGTGCCAAGGACATCCTTGCCGATCCGACAAAATACAATCCAACCAGCAAGGAAACAGCCGACCACAGTCTGCCATATGTGATCTCCGCAGCGGTGGTTTCGGGTAAAATTACGCCGGAAGAATTTAGTAAAGCCAAAATTATGGATCCGGATATTCGTGCTATGCTGCCCAAAATTGAGGTTGTAGCTGATGAGAAAATCGAGAGTGTATTCCCTCGTTTAAAAGCGGCGGATGTTGAAATTCAACTCAAGAATGGCAAATCATTTACCAAATGGATTGATTATCCAAAAGGCGACTACCGAGCGCCCATGTCCGAAGAAGAACTATTGACCAAATTTCACAGCCTGGCTGATCCGGTTATGACGAGAAATTGCCAGGAAAAGATTGGCGAAATGATCTGGAATTTAGAAACTGTGCCGGATATTGGCCAGTTGATGACAAATCTTAAATCTGATGTAGCTGAATAA
- a CDS encoding HDOD domain-containing protein, with protein MLPPINIDPKTFLYKHCSLPALPTILIKIQKLINSGEGDFTEITELIQKDTALTAQVTKIVNSAYYSLPFEVTKVKMALSYLGINEIHRIVLNISIMNGLADGEEDLFNQVWSHSLHTALCAKNLALKYEPFLDPGEVWTLGLLHDIGKLVYLKFFPDHYKAISKLAEMNGCLFSEAEAEYSLPSSAYLGGLLCDRWRLPQRIKDVCLYHSLHDIDSLSESQNSAKPFIRIVILSNLFSILTMNVMNPKKQEEIKQVIADMLSLDKTSLLLLLGELLELKDEAINLILT; from the coding sequence ATGCTTCCTCCAATAAATATAGATCCAAAGACTTTTTTATATAAACATTGCTCTTTACCAGCTTTACCGACAATTTTGATAAAAATTCAAAAGCTCATCAATTCCGGGGAAGGTGACTTTACGGAAATTACTGAATTGATCCAAAAAGACACAGCCTTAACTGCACAAGTTACAAAAATTGTAAATTCGGCTTATTATAGCTTGCCTTTTGAAGTAACCAAGGTAAAAATGGCTCTTTCATATTTGGGCATTAACGAAATTCACAGGATCGTCCTTAACATTTCGATTATGAATGGCCTGGCTGACGGTGAAGAAGACTTGTTTAACCAGGTTTGGTCACATTCTCTTCATACAGCACTTTGCGCAAAAAACCTGGCTCTTAAGTACGAACCATTTCTGGATCCCGGTGAAGTTTGGACATTAGGCTTATTGCATGATATTGGTAAGTTAGTTTACCTAAAATTCTTTCCCGACCATTATAAAGCGATAAGTAAGCTGGCTGAAATGAATGGCTGCCTGTTTAGTGAAGCTGAAGCAGAATATTCATTGCCTTCAAGCGCTTATTTAGGTGGCCTTTTATGTGATCGATGGAGACTACCGCAACGAATTAAAGATGTCTGTTTGTATCACTCACTACATGATATTGACTCACTTTCCGAAAGCCAAAACTCGGCCAAACCATTTATTCGTATTGTAATTTTGAGTAATCTCTTTTCTATTCTAACCATGAACGTAATGAACCCGAAAAAGCAAGAAGAAATCAAGCAAGTAATCGCGGATATGTTATCCCTTGATAAAACCAGTTTACTGCTGTTGCTTGGCGAACTGCTAGAACTAAAAGATGAAGCTATAAATTTGATATTAACATAA
- a CDS encoding sigma-70 family RNA polymerase sigma factor has translation MKKKNEKKLADLLIKAQSGNRESLQMLCKELEGFIRGYFRLKFKNDEIVNDLCQETYIRFLKSILLVRDRMKLKSFVAKVALHVMQDYLRQKYRLREESLETSSKSNEEQGKIKTEVLQLLTDDFDGQSILNNIDLYRAFDQLSEKSRNILMLRTKGLDYKEISAKTGLSISGVKMQMKRSIEQLRLILF, from the coding sequence ATGAAAAAGAAAAATGAAAAGAAACTAGCTGATCTGTTAATAAAAGCCCAGTCAGGAAATCGTGAATCACTTCAAATGTTATGCAAAGAATTAGAGGGATTTATACGTGGTTATTTTAGGCTAAAATTTAAAAATGATGAGATCGTAAATGACCTTTGTCAAGAAACTTATATAAGGTTTCTTAAAAGTATTTTGTTGGTCAGAGACAGAATGAAATTAAAAAGTTTTGTTGCAAAAGTAGCGTTGCACGTAATGCAAGACTATTTAAGACAGAAATATCGGTTAAGGGAAGAAAGTCTGGAAACGTCTTCTAAATCTAATGAAGAACAAGGAAAAATAAAGACGGAAGTTTTGCAACTTCTTACTGATGATTTCGATGGCCAGAGTATATTGAATAATATCGATTTATATAGAGCTTTCGATCAATTGTCTGAAAAATCAAGGAACATTTTGATGTTAAGGACCAAAGGACTTGACTATAAAGAGATATCTGCTAAGACCGGACTTTCGATTAGCGGCGTTAAGATGCAAATGAAAAGAAGCATAGAGCAATTAAGGTTAATTCTATTCTAA